The proteins below are encoded in one region of Treponema primitia ZAS-1:
- a CDS encoding DeoR/GlpR family DNA-binding transcription regulator: MIKRHVKILDIITERQKLEVSVLAELLGVSKVTVRKDLAELEEMGVLRREHGYAVIGAVDDVGRRLAYHYDIKKQIAQAAAQTVNNGETVIIESGSCCALLAEELAATKRDVTIITNSSFIANHVRHASHIKIILLGGDYQSESQVAVGPITIKCVGDFFTDKLFIGTDGFTEKFGFTGRDHLRAETVQGIAKQARQVMVLTESEKFFHQGVVGLVRTTDVSTVYTDDRIPPETEAFLSKNHVMVHKVPDGSSAGTPQTTV, translated from the coding sequence TTGATAAAGAGACATGTAAAGATTCTTGATATAATCACAGAGCGTCAAAAACTTGAGGTTAGCGTCCTGGCGGAACTCCTGGGTGTATCCAAGGTAACGGTACGCAAGGATTTGGCGGAACTTGAGGAGATGGGGGTTCTCCGGCGTGAACATGGTTATGCGGTCATCGGCGCTGTGGACGATGTGGGACGCCGTCTGGCCTATCATTACGACATAAAAAAGCAGATAGCCCAGGCCGCTGCCCAGACCGTGAATAATGGGGAAACGGTAATTATCGAATCCGGTTCCTGCTGCGCCCTTCTGGCGGAAGAACTAGCCGCTACTAAGCGGGATGTTACGATAATCACCAATTCTTCTTTTATAGCCAACCACGTACGCCATGCCTCTCATATCAAGATTATTCTCCTGGGGGGTGACTATCAGAGCGAATCCCAGGTAGCGGTGGGCCCTATCACCATAAAATGTGTGGGGGATTTTTTTACGGATAAACTTTTCATCGGAACCGATGGGTTTACCGAGAAATTTGGGTTTACCGGCAGGGACCATCTGCGGGCCGAGACCGTTCAGGGTATCGCGAAACAGGCCCGGCAGGTGATGGTATTAACGGAATCGGAAAAGTTTTTTCACCAGGGGGTGGTTGGGTTGGTACGTACTACGGATGTTTCAACGGTTTATACCGATGATCGGATACCCCCGGAGACGGAGGCCTTTTTATCTAAGAATCATG